The Helicobacter sp. MIT 21-1697 genomic interval TGCAGTATATCAATTTGTATGAGGAATTTGAATCCATTGTCTTAGAGGATTTTTGCGCAGTGGTATTGCCTATGGGCATTGATGAGGTGTATCTTTCATATTTTAAAGATAAGATTTTGCACTATTTGCACAATGGTGGAGTAGTGCTTAGCTTTATGAGTGATTATATGCAGATTTTACCCTTTAGCAGTGGCTATATTCAATCTCTTGTGCCCATAAAGGAGAGAGTCATTCAAATTACCTCAAGCGATGCAGCAAAAGTTATTTTTGATGGTGTGAGGGAATATGATATTAATTATAGGCGCGGTGTAAAAGGATTTTTTAATAGAGGATATTTTGATAAAACTCTTTTGCCTCAAGGTGTCGAAATATTTTTAGAAGATAGTGAGGGGCAATGTGTGGGATATATTGATAGAGATTCTACAAATGGTATTATCCTTTCAACAGCTAATGCGGATTTGCTAGGGTTTGGACTATTTGATAATACAAGCGCAAGAAAAATGGGTCTAAATCTCCTTAAATGGCTATCAAATCAATTACAGAGCAAAGATTATAAAGCATTGCGAGAGAAAGCTTCTTCTTTGCCTAATCCTACTCCGTCTAATTCTACCTCATATAGAGAGTTAAGCTTTTTAGATTTCATATCTGATAAGAGCAAACAGAATCTTTCAAACCCTTTATTAAAAAATGCCATTATTACAGGCGGGAGTTCCTTTAATGCACATTTTTTTAGTAACAAAAATGCAAAATATGCACACTTTTTCTCACATCGCTATCATTTTTTAGATATAGATTCTATACATTTTCAAGACTTTGATTATATTGTTCTTGCCTCAAGGCTTAATAGTGCGTATCTTATGCCACATAAACAAAAATTTATTGATTACCTTCAAAGTGGCGGGCATATTATCTCTTTTGGCGAGATTGAGAAGGATTATCTCCCTAATATCGTATGGAAAGATTATCCTGTGAATTTTTGGTGGTGGCTTATACAAGGGGCGGATATGCCCTTATATGCTTTAGAATCTGATGGAAGCAAACAAGAGGGGCGCACCAAAAGCGGTCTTTTTAGCAAAATGGAAGTAAGCACTGCAAAATGGCACTATCACGGAGCGTTTTATCCACCAAGCAATGCAACAAAGATTCTTGTAAATGAGCTTGATGAGAGTATCATTTATAAAGATAATAGCTTCAAAGGCAATCTCTATGTAACTTCACTTGACCCTGAATTTCATTTAGGACAGGGCTTTATGCCAACAACAGAGCCATTTTTTGATACCTTTATGCAGTGGGTAGAAGAGGACATAATGCAAAGTGCAAAAAATAAAGGATAAATATGAAAAGCTTACTCTTAAGCGCGATTGTTTGTGCTTTCACTTTGAGCGCGCCATTTCCTATTTATTACACAGATGAGAAAGGATATAGCACGACTATCCATCAAAAGCCCAAACGCATTGTTGTAGCAGGGGGTATGTGGCCATTCCCCTCTGTGCTTATAATGCTTGAGGGTAGCACGAAAAATCTTGTGTATATGCCAAGCTCAAGTAAGAGTGCGATTGAACATTCTTTTATGCGTGAGGCATTCCCCGATATAGATAAGATTCACATTGGAGAAAGTGAAAATATTGAGGAACTTCTAAAATTAAAGCCAGATTTGTTTATCTGCCATAGTGCCAATATCAAACTCTGTGAAGCGATGAAAAAGACTGCTATCCCCACCATTGAAGTGAGCGTGAATAAATGGCATTATGATTCTTATGAGACGCTGAAGGGTTGGATTGACCTCATTGCCCCTATTTTGGATAGACAAAAGGAAGCACAGGTGTTTTTGGATTTTGCCAAAAAGGTAGAAAAAGAGATAGAATCGGCTAAAAAGCAAACCCAAAAGCCAAAGGCACTGATTATTCATTATTTTGATAATGAGAAATCTTTATCTGTTGGTGGGATTTTTGCTGATTATTTATTGCAAAAAAGTGGAGCGCAAAATGTGATTACAAGCAAGAGTGTTGCCAAAATCAGCCTTGAAGAAATTTATAGGCTTAATCCGGATATTATTTATATTAATAATTTTAATACCCTTATGCCAGAGGATTTGCTTAACGCTCCTTTATGGAAAGGCATTCAAGCTATTAAGAATAAAAGAGTATATAAATTTCCTTTAGGCTCGTACCGCCCTTTTGCGCCAAGTGTAGATTTGCCTATTTTGCTCAAGTGGCTCTATGAGCATAATTATCCTCAATATGCTGATGAAAGAGCCCTTTTGGGCTTTAGTCAAGCATTTTATAAGCAATATTTTGGGTTAGATTTAACTCAAACACAGATTGTGCAGATATTTACCCCATCAAAAGAGGCAGGGAAAATAAAGTAGGGTTACCTCGTAGATTCTATGCCTTGCTCGCAATAGCGACTTTTGTTTATGAGAGTTTGCAAGTAGATGTTGTGATTAGATTCTAGCATTGTGCGCGGATTTTCAGGGTGATAGAGATGATAAGCAACGCCACCAAACTTTAATCGCCGCAACTCTCCGCCATTAAATAAAAATCTCGCGACAAATTCAGAATCTTCTCTCCCCCAGCCGATAAATGCTTCATTGAAGCCATTAATATTTATGCAATCAGCTTTATAAAAGCTCATATTGCACCCGCGAATGCCTTTAATCAAATCTTTTTTATCAAAAAAAGTAGCAGTAATCTTAGAGGTGGCAAAAATCAATGAGCAGAGCAAGGCACTTCGTTTTGCCTTAAATCCACCTTGTTTAAAGGCTAGTCTAAAGGCATTTTCTTCCCGAGATTCCATAATATTCTGTGTCCTCTTGCTATCTAATATGACACGAGAGCCTTGCAAAAATACATTCTTTTTTGCATAGCGCAAATGGTCTTTAATAAAATGCGCATCTAAAATCATATCTCCGTCAATGATAATAATATACTCTCCTTGTGCTTCTTTGATAGCAAGGTTACGAATACTGCTTAGACGAAAGCCTTTGTCCTCGTGCCAAATATGCCTTAAGGGGCAGGGAAAATGCGTTTGATAGGATTGTATCAGCTCTTTTGTGTCTTTTGTGCTGCCATCATCGGCGATAAGCACTTCATTGGGCAAAAACGCAAGATTTTTCACAGAATCAAGCACGAGGGCTAATCTTTCTTTTTGATTATAAGTAGTGATGATAAGCGAAGATACTCGGGGGGGGGTCGTGCTTTGTAGCTCATAAAGCTTCATATATTTAAAAAAAGTGCCAAGTCCATTACAGAGACTAATCACAAAACCTTTATAACCATAAAAAATGCCTTTTTTGAGAAAATAATCCCTCAAAAAAGTCCAAAATCCGTGCGTGAGCGCTTTAAATGGGCTTGAATGCTTATGGGTATTTTGCTCTGCCCATAGGCTAGAGTATCGTTGGAGTTTTTCAAGTAAGTGTGCGATATTGTCATAAGCATAATGTTTTATGCCGCTTGAGAGTTTGAGTTTATGCGCATTTTTGGGGATTATCACGCTCTCATGAACAAAATTATCATTAAAGCGCGTGAAAGTTTTATTAAAAAGCCGCCAAACATAGTCTGGATACCACCCACACGCCTTTATCCATTCCCCATTATAGAGATTTTTACGAGGCAAAGCATAGATAGTATGGGAATCTAATGTTAAAGATTCTATGAGTGCGAGTGTATCGGATTCTAACACTTCATCAGAATCAATGCTCAAAATCCAATCGTGTTTTGCATAGCTTATCGCTAAGTTTTTTAAAGCCCCAAAGCCAATAAATTCACTTTCATATATTTTGACATTGCTAAAGCTTTGAGCAATAGAGAGAGTATCATCAGTGCTGCCATTATCAAGCAGGATAATTTCATCAAAACTTTGTAGAGATTCTAAACACTCTCTCATTGTCTCTTGTGCATTTTTGACAAGGATTGTAACGCTTATGGGAAGACTCATTTATTAAAAGCTCAAGCTTCCACCTACGCGAATATTAAGGTATTGCGGGATAGGGATATTCTCTAC includes:
- a CDS encoding ABC transporter substrate-binding protein yields the protein MKSLLLSAIVCAFTLSAPFPIYYTDEKGYSTTIHQKPKRIVVAGGMWPFPSVLIMLEGSTKNLVYMPSSSKSAIEHSFMREAFPDIDKIHIGESENIEELLKLKPDLFICHSANIKLCEAMKKTAIPTIEVSVNKWHYDSYETLKGWIDLIAPILDRQKEAQVFLDFAKKVEKEIESAKKQTQKPKALIIHYFDNEKSLSVGGIFADYLLQKSGAQNVITSKSVAKISLEEIYRLNPDIIYINNFNTLMPEDLLNAPLWKGIQAIKNKRVYKFPLGSYRPFAPSVDLPILLKWLYEHNYPQYADERALLGFSQAFYKQYFGLDLTQTQIVQIFTPSKEAGKIK
- a CDS encoding glycosyltransferase family 2 protein — its product is MSLPISVTILVKNAQETMRECLESLQSFDEIILLDNGSTDDTLSIAQSFSNVKIYESEFIGFGALKNLAISYAKHDWILSIDSDEVLESDTLALIESLTLDSHTIYALPRKNLYNGEWIKACGWYPDYVWRLFNKTFTRFNDNFVHESVIIPKNAHKLKLSSGIKHYAYDNIAHLLEKLQRYSSLWAEQNTHKHSSPFKALTHGFWTFLRDYFLKKGIFYGYKGFVISLCNGLGTFFKYMKLYELQSTTPPRVSSLIITTYNQKERLALVLDSVKNLAFLPNEVLIADDGSTKDTKELIQSYQTHFPCPLRHIWHEDKGFRLSSIRNLAIKEAQGEYIIIIDGDMILDAHFIKDHLRYAKKNVFLQGSRVILDSKRTQNIMESREENAFRLAFKQGGFKAKRSALLCSLIFATSKITATFFDKKDLIKGIRGCNMSFYKADCININGFNEAFIGWGREDSEFVARFLFNGGELRRLKFGGVAYHLYHPENPRTMLESNHNIYLQTLINKSRYCEQGIESTR